TTAAGGATATTGTTGTTTATAGAAAAGATAGCGTTATCGGTGGATTAATTGAAAATAATGAAATCAAATATGTGTGGGTTTTTAGAAAAAAGAAAAATATTAATGCTAAGATAATTAGGACATATCTTGACAATGTCAAAAAGCATAACCCAAATTTAATTGACTATAGTGTTATCGATTATGGAGACAAGGTTTATGTATATCTCGAATATAGAGGGCTTAGCATAGAATTACCCAATATGAATGTGATAAAATGAAGGTAGTAATAACGAGACCAAGGGAAAGGGCAAGTTATTTTGCTAAGTTATTGGAGGATAATGGTTTTGAGCCAATTTTAATCCCAACATTAGAGTTGGTTTATAAAAAGGACGTTAAGATTGACGTTGACAAATATGACTGGATTCTTTTCACATCCCCAAGCGGTGTAAAGGGGTTGTATGATATAATAGATGACAAAGAAAAAGAAAAAGTCAAAAATAAGAAAATTGGTGCAATTGGGATTAAAACTGCTAAGGCATTTGAGAAGTATTTTGGAAAATATCCAGATGTGGTTCCAAAAGAATATACTGCTGAAGGGTTATTGGAGGAATTAAGAAAAATGATTAATGGAGATGAGAGGTTTTTAATTCCAACAACACCATCAACAAGAGATGTTTTGAAGAATAATTTAAATGCAGATTTGTTTTTTGTTTATACTTCAGAGGAGCCAAAAGATATAAAGGAAAAAGTGGAAAAGTTGAAGGAAATAATAAAAGAAGAGAGTAAAAAAAATAAAAGGATAATCCTCACATTTACAAGTGGCTTAACTGCAAGGAATTTCTTTAAAAATGCAGATAATGAACTCAAAGAACTATTGAAAAACCAATATATCGTTGCAATAGGTCCGGTAACAAAGAAAGAAATAAATAAATTTGGATTTAATGCCTTAACACCAAAAGAATACACCATCGAGGGGATGTTAGAGGTTATTAAAAATTTAAAATGAAACTTTTAGAAAAAGTTGAACGAGGAAAACCTCTTTCAGGTTTTTGTAGCCATAAAATAAAATTTGGTGAAAGGATGATAAATATCAACGATAAGCAGATGATAAGGAAGGCAATAGAGACAATAAACAAACTTTCTCAAAAAGTGGATGATGTTAAGATAATGCACGTTTGCGGTTCTCATGAGCACACAATTTGTAAGTATGGAATTAGGGAAGTTTTGCCAGATAACATAACCGTAATCCCCGGTCCTGGATGTCCTGTTTGTGTCACAACGCAGAAAGAGATAGATACTGCAATATATTTGGCAGAAAATGGCTACACAATAGCAACATTGGGGGATATGTATAGGGTTCCAGGAAGTGAGAAATCATTAATGGAAGCACAATCAGAGGGATATGATGTTAGGATTGTTTATGGTATAAATGATGCAGTGAAAATAGCAAAAAAAGAAGGTAATAAAGTTGTTTTTGTTGCTATTGGATTTGAAACAACTGCTCCAACAACAGCAGCAGAACTTATTGGCCTCAAAAATAAAAATGACAACATAAACTTTTATATCTTAAACTGCCATAGGCAAACCCCACCTGTAATGGAATTTTTGTTAAATGAAGGGAATGTTAATTTAGATGGGTTTATCTGCCCTGGGCATGTTTCAACAATAACCGGGCTAAAGCCCTACTACGAGCCATGTAAAAAATACAATGCCCCAATGGTAGTTGCTGGATTTGAGCCGATAGATGTTTTAATGGCAATAATTATGATTTTAAAGCAGATAATAAATAGAGAAGCAAAGGTAGAGAACGAATATAAAAGAGTAGTGAGAGAGAAAGGTAATGTAATGGCCCAAAAAATTATGAATGAAGTTTTTGAACCAATAGATATTCCATGGAGAGGATTTCCAGTCATTAAAAATGGTGGTTTGGGATTAAAGGAGGAATACAAAAAATTCGACATATTTGAAGTAGAGGACATCCCTCCAATAAAGGAAAAAATACCAAAAGGTTGCATCTGCGATAAAATATTGAGGGGAGAGAAATTTCCAACTGACTGTAAATTGTTTGGAACTGTATGCACTCCTTTAAACCCAGTTGGAAGTTGCATGGTTTCTGATGAGGGAACTTGCAGGATATTCTATAAATATAAAAAATTTCAAATGAATGAATTATAATTTTAAATTTTATATAGGGGATTTTGTTTTCTATTATAGTTGTGTGCGTTAGAAATTGAACATAACTTCAATAAAATTTATGGTATTAAACACTTAATTTTAAAAATTTAAAAGGGAATAATGACCACTTAAAATTTTATAAGTTTATAAATTAAGTTTAAAAATTAATGGCAAAACCCAAAGGGTTTTGCCGTATATATTTCGCACACAACTATATATTGCATCAAAAATAATTAAAAAATACTATTGAATATAAAAGTAAACAGGTGAGAGGATGAAGTTTTTCTTAGACACTGCAAACGTTGAGCAAATAAAGAAGTTTGTTGAGTTAGGTTTGGTTGATGGAGTTACCACAAACCCAACATTAATAGCGAAAGAAGGTAAGGACTTCCACACTGTCATAAAAGAAATCTGTGAAATTGTTGATGGTCCTGTTAGTGCTGAGGTTGTTTCCTTAGATGCGGAAGGTATGATTAAAGAGGCAAGAGAACTCGCAAGTTTGGCAGATAATGTTGTTATAAAAATACCAATGACAAAAGAGGGAATGAAAGCAGTAAATGTCTTATCAAAAGAAGGAATAAAAACAAACGTTACATTGGTTTTCTCCCCATTACAAGCGTTAATAGCAGCAAAGGCAGGAGCAACTTATGTATCCCCATTCGTCGGTAGGTTAGATGACATTGGGCATGTTGGAATGAAGTTGATTGAGGATGTTGTTAAAATCTACAGAAACTACGACATAAAAACAGAGGTTATTGTTGCATCAGTGAGACACCCAATGCATGTTTTAGAGGCAGCAAGAATTGGAGCAGATATTGCAACAATACCATTTGATGTAATGGATAAAATGTTTAAACACCCATTAACAGACATTGGAATAGAGAGATTCATGAAAGATTGGGAAAACTACTTAAAAAACAAAAAATAAAATAAAGGCAAAATAAATAATTACAACATAAATAGATTATAGCGTTATCTCTTCGAAAACTGGCTTTTCTTTTATAACCTTTGCATATACTGAAACATAGTCCTTAATTCCACTCCATTTTATCTTTTCTCCTAAGATTTCTTGGATTTGGAATATTCCTGCTTCATTTGATAATATAACCTCAATATGTATAGGTTTTTTTGTTCCTTCTTTTATAATAACCTCTTTTATTGCTGCTGCTGAAACTGAGTGGATATCATAACATCCTTTGCATATCGGCACTCTTGACCTACCTTCTGTCATATCTGTCCCATCTGCAACTGCAACAACCCCTGCCTCAATTGTCTGCCCCATTATCCCTTCATTGTGGGAATAAATAGCGTGGAGAGTTTCAGTTATAATTGGAGTTGGGTTTTTGTAGTATTTTTTTAGGATTCTCTCTAAGATTGGCCTTGCCAAGTATGTGGAATGGAAATGATGGTTTAATCTATGTACTGCATTCCCAATGTCATGCAAATATGCGGAGAGTAGGACAATAACCAAAGAATCTTCAAAAGTTCCATTATAATCTCTTACAAAACTTGGTTTAATACCATTTTTGTATAGAATTTTGAGCATTTTTATAGCGTTATTTGCCACGATTTTTGCATGAGTTTTCCCATGGTCATTAAAGCCCATCCTTTTAACAGCCATTATGTTGGACATTTTGAGGAGAGATTTTATTTCTGCATCTTTGCTTATTTCCTCGTATATTTTTTTGGGAATCCCCTCTAAGTTTTGTAGTTCTTCCATCATCTGCACCTCAAAAGTGTTTAGATGTTTGTTATTGAATTTTTTTGGAATTTAGTCTGGTGTTATATAGTCAATGACAGAAGATATTAAAATAATATTTAAGGTAAAAATGGTTGTCTCCCTAATGAGAGACAATCAGATATTCCTTAGTCAATTTTAAAAAGTTTTGTCACTGGCTATAATTTTTATGTTGTTTAGCGTTATTCCAAATCAAAAAGGTAAATATTGAATTTCTTTATAGTTATAAAATGAGTATCAAAAATTTTGCAAACTACTGTGCCTTTATAATCTCGAATAGCATTAAAATTATCATTTTTATTTTGTTTTTGTCACTTTATACTTTATTTTTTCATTAATTTAGGGCTTATTCTGAGTATGAATATCATAAATAAAGAAATCTTTATATAAAATAAGGAAAACTTTAAATAATATGGTTGCTATTATTACCATTTGTATCAAAAACATGTTTTGGTAATAACATAAATAGAAAAGTATATATATGATAATACTAATTTTAGAAATAATAATAAATAATGCAGCATAGGATAGGGGAGATATTATGGACGAAATCGATAAAAAAGCCATAGAAATGCTTTTAAAAGCCCCGTTTATGACCGAGGAGGAGATGAAAAATACTGTTAAAATATTAAAACAAATGGCAAGGATGAAAAAGAACAAAGGTAGTATAAAAGAAATTTTAGATTACTGGGCAAATCAAGCATACATATTATCCATGGAAGCATAAATTTTACCATTTGGTTGTCGCTAAGAAAGCACCACCCTTTAGGGCGGAGAGCCGTTTGAAACTGTTTAATTTTTCATTGACGAATGTGGACATTAATGTATTTTCGTTTTCGAAATTTTTATATATGCGTTTATATACATGTAAATATAAGGATGATGCCTCTGATGAAGGTGGATACTGGAGACCTAAGGAGGCGGACTTTACTGAGTGTTAAACCTATGGGCGGAGCTGGGGTTCTCCCGGAGCGAAGCGACGGGAACTTAAAAACCGTTAGGTTTTTATGTCCGTGACAGGGATGGAGACCGATGATATGTTCCCGATGAACCCAGAGGGAACTGAGGCCGATGACATCCAAGTCCAACGTGGGCATTTGTCTATGATTGTTCACGTTGGACAGACCCCGTCATAGATCAACAATGAATTTAACTACCCACTTATCCCCTTCTTGTTTAACCTCCATTTTGTGGTAAGTTATTGCCTTAACTTCCTCTTTTGGTTCGTGCTTTTCCTTATCAAATTCTTCCCCGTATGCTGTGCATTTTAAATGATAAGTTTCCTCTTCTTTGTCTATTTTTACATCAAATTCAGAAAAAACCAAAAACTCACTATCATGCAAAATTAAAAGCTCAGTTAAAAAATCACACAACAAATCACACAAATTATCTGCAGATACTTCAATTGTTCTTTTTTCTTTTTTTTCAACCTTCTCTATATCAACCATAAGATTAAATAATCCCTTTGCAGCATTGGAAAATGCCTCCTCTAAGGTCTTCCCCTCTGCAATAATTCCCATATCAGCGGTAGTTTCAAAATACTTAAACATAGTTACCCCTCTGTTTTAATTATGTGACCGTTGCAACCATTTTCATTATATTCCTCAATCTCAAATTTAACGTCAAAGAAATTTTCCACAACATAGATGTTAGTGCGAGTATGGTTGGTTATTTTTGAAACTCCAACTCTACCTTTTCCCATCGCTAAGAATGGTATTATTTGGTCTCCCATGTATTTATCTAAAGCCATTCCACTTTTAAGTTCCTCCAATAACCTTTCAGCAGCCATTTTACCAACGATTTCTGACCTTAAACCTTTCTCCCCTAAACAACTTTCCCCAACAGTATCACACCACAAAACTATCCCTGCCCCAGTTGATATACCCTTTGAGTTTTCAAGTTTTATGTTTGGGAGGTAACCGTTCTTCATTAACAATTCTGAGCAGGATTTTCTCATTCTTTTTGGAATATCATCAGTTAAATTCTGAGCGTAGGCAATACCTTCTACTTTTTTATCCTCGCTATGCTCAATTAATTCAATCTCTTTTATTTTTGAAGGTTTTAATGTTAATTTTACAACTCCTCCACCTTCTGGATAAAATCCCCTCTTTAAAACCTCTATATTTGCATCAACTCCCACACAGCTTAAAACTTTCAAAACCACATTTTTCATATAGTCAATTGGTGGAGCATTCTTAACATCAGTTCCACCAGTTATTGTTATGGTTGTTGGCTTTTTTATAACTGCAGAGATAGGTAAAAGTGTCTGAATAACCAAAGATATGCTCCCAGCGGTTCCAATATCAAGTTTAAAACTTTTTGGGGATATTTTGTTTGGATAAAATGTTAATTCCTCTGAACCAACATAGAGCCCATCAACATCTGCATTACATAATTTTTTAACTGCTTTTACGCATGCAATATGTTGATAAGAGAGCCCTTTATTTTTTCTTTTTTTCCTAATGTTTATTATCTTCACTGGTTTTTGTGTTATTGCAGATAGTGCAATAGAAGTCCTAACAATTTGTCCTCCTCCCTCCAAATAACTACCATCAATAACAATCACATCTTCGCTCAAAGCATCACCTTAATAATCTTTTTAATATAAAAATAATAATGTCCAATTCATCATCAGAAATTTCATCAGACCTCATAATTTTTAGAATTTTATGTATTTTTGAATAATCTTTCTTATAAATTTCAAAAATCTTTTCGGAATTTTCTGTTAATTTATAAATCTTTTTTTCTTTTCCCGTTTTTGTTTTTTCAATGGACTTAATCTCTAAACAATTCAATTTTTTTAGTTCATTTATTGCATCACTTATAGTTTGTTCTTTGATATAATGCTTTTCAATATCAACACATTTTAGGTTTTTAATATTTTGATTGAGTTTCTTTGTGATATTATATATCGTTAGTTCTTCCCCTTTTTTACCAAGAATGAGTATATCTTCCATTATTTTTAATTTGTCGTGAACTTTTTTTGGCATTCTACCCCACCTTTTTAAAACAAACTTCAAAAAGGGATGCTGGATTTTTTGAATATTTCTTTATATACCCACGAATTTAGGGTATATTAGAACCTGCGGGGGTGAAATGATGGTTGCTCCAAGAAAACCAAAAAGTCCAAAAAAATAACATAATTAATCCTTAATTTTCATAAGTTTTGCAATGAAGAATGGTTCGTTTGGGGGGATTACTCTTAAAGTCCCTTCTATCCCTCCTTCAATAACATTTATCCCTTTAAAATTATTTTCAATAGGTAAAAGTTCAACATCATCCCTCTTGTTTAATATATATTCTATAACCCCCTCGTTTTCCTCCTCTTCAGCGGAACACGTGCTATAAACCAAAACTCCCCCTTCTTTTAATAAATCAATTCCCGCGTCAATAAGTTCTTTCTGCCTATTTGAGCAATATATTATATCTTCTTTTGTTACACTTCTGCTTTTGTCTTTTATTACATTTCCACTGCATGGGGCATCCAACAATATTTTATCAAACTTTAAATCCTTCTCTTTTAAATGCAGTACATTCATATTCAGCATAATGACATTTGCTATACCCATCCTATTTATATTTGCCTTTAAACTCTTCATCCTACTACTTTTTATTTCAACGGCAATGATTGCCCCTTCGTTATTCATAAGTTGAGCTAAATGTGTTGTTTTCCCTCCCGGAGCAGCACACATATCCAAAACTAAATCATCCTTTGAAGGATTTAAAACTATTGGCGGTATCATTGAAGATATGCTTTGAACAAAGTAATATCCAAACAGATACTCTGGTGTTGCCCCTACTGAAAAAGGGGATTCCAAGACTTCAAAAGCATAAGGTAAAAATGTCTCTTTCAGCATAACCCCTTTATTTTCCAACCTATTTTTTAATGTTTCTGGATTTATCTTTAGTGTATTTACTCTTATATACTGTAGGTTCAATTTCTCACCTATTGGGTAAAATTTCTTGGGTTTTTAACCAAAAGTTGTGCAGCAAATGCAGTACAGTATCTCCGAGCATCATAACAAACTATAATTAAATGACTACAATAAAAAAACTGTAGTTTCCATCAAATTGATAAATATTTAAATTCATTGTTATGGGCTATACAATAAACCTCACAAAAAATAGTTGGAGGTGATAACATCACAGAAAAATCTGAAATTTAAAGAATTGGGGGTTTAATAAAACTTATGCGAGCTAAGCTCTATCCGATAGTCGCTAAATATATAATCGTGTGCGGAATTCTTCATATTTAGATATTTATATGTATGAATTAACTTCATCACCTTCTTAATATTGTGTAAAGTAATTATAGTCAGTGACAAAACTTTCTGAATTAAATAAGGAATATTTGACTACCTTCCTAATGGAAGGTAGTCATTTTTACCTTGATTAATTTTAATACCTTTTGTCACTGACTATAAAAAACACAAAACCCATAACATTTAAAGAATTTTGATATAATTACATATTTATATGTTTGATGAGAACTATGGTTTAGTAAATTACTTGAAACTAAATTAATCATATTTGATCAATTAGCGTATAAAATAAGCAAAAGCTATATATACCCACATAAATATTCTGAAATCTTTTTGTAATGTGTAAATATACAGCCCTCCGAACAAAAATATTTGGAACATTAACATCATCAAAATTTTCTATAAAAGTTTATTTATTTCAACAAAATTTGATTTTGAATATTATAAATCACCGTAATTTTCCACTTATTAATGTCTGGGACTATAATCTAACAATAAGATTATAACCAATAAATTATAACCAAATAAACATTATTATTAGGATCATCTATCAAAAATTTGGGAAAGGGAGATTGTGATAGAGAGAGCAAAAATATCTCATGAAAACAAAGTTTCAGATGGACTTAAGAAATTTAGTAATATTATTATTGATGAGAGGAATTACGATACATTTATCTGGACAAAAGAGATTTTATACAAAGAAGATTTGAAAATTTGGGCCGAATCTATAGCAAGCGAAATTGAAAAAGGAAAAAATATATACAACATGGCACGACTCTACCGTGTTAATGATGTTAAAAGTTTAATGGATTTGGCTTATAGTTATGGAGTTGAGGTTTTTGACACTTCAAACCCACAGAGATTTAAAGAATTGAGAAAATTTGCAGAGGAAGGGCTAAAAGGCATAAAAAGTAAAGTAATAACCATAATGGGGACTGGGAGACAGTGTGGAAAATTTACGACATCCTTTATTCTTAAAAAAGAATTGGAAAAAAGAGGTTATAGTGTTGGTGTTGTTGGGACTGACCCACATGCATTGTTGTGTGGAGCAGATGAAATGGTTATTCCACAAGTTATAGAAGCCTGCCATGTAGCTCCAACAATATTCGGTGCAGTAAAAAAGGTAGATCTAATGGATAAAGATGTCATTATTGTTTCAAGCCAGACTGGAATCCTTGCTGATGCTTTGGAGGTTGGAACAGGTAGGGGAGGGGGAGTTATAAGCACG
The sequence above is a segment of the Methanotorris igneus Kol 5 genome. Coding sequences within it:
- a CDS encoding archease translates to MFKYFETTADMGIIAEGKTLEEAFSNAAKGLFNLMVDIEKVEKKEKRTIEVSADNLCDLLCDFLTELLILHDSEFLVFSEFDVKIDKEEETYHLKCTAYGEEFDKEKHEPKEEVKAITYHKMEVKQEGDKWVVKFIVDL
- the fsa gene encoding fructose-6-phosphate aldolase, which encodes MKFFLDTANVEQIKKFVELGLVDGVTTNPTLIAKEGKDFHTVIKEICEIVDGPVSAEVVSLDAEGMIKEARELASLADNVVIKIPMTKEGMKAVNVLSKEGIKTNVTLVFSPLQALIAAKAGATYVSPFVGRLDDIGHVGMKLIEDVVKIYRNYDIKTEVIVASVRHPMHVLEAARIGADIATIPFDVMDKMFKHPLTDIGIERFMKDWENYLKNKK
- the rtcA gene encoding RNA 3'-terminal phosphate cyclase, producing the protein MSEDVIVIDGSYLEGGGQIVRTSIALSAITQKPVKIINIRKKRKNKGLSYQHIACVKAVKKLCNADVDGLYVGSEELTFYPNKISPKSFKLDIGTAGSISLVIQTLLPISAVIKKPTTITITGGTDVKNAPPIDYMKNVVLKVLSCVGVDANIEVLKRGFYPEGGGVVKLTLKPSKIKEIELIEHSEDKKVEGIAYAQNLTDDIPKRMRKSCSELLMKNGYLPNIKLENSKGISTGAGIVLWCDTVGESCLGEKGLRSEIVGKMAAERLLEELKSGMALDKYMGDQIIPFLAMGKGRVGVSKITNHTRTNIYVVENFFDVKFEIEEYNENGCNGHIIKTEG
- a CDS encoding NOL1/NOP2/sun family putative RNA methylase yields the protein MNLQYIRVNTLKINPETLKNRLENKGVMLKETFLPYAFEVLESPFSVGATPEYLFGYYFVQSISSMIPPIVLNPSKDDLVLDMCAAPGGKTTHLAQLMNNEGAIIAVEIKSSRMKSLKANINRMGIANVIMLNMNVLHLKEKDLKFDKILLDAPCSGNVIKDKSRSVTKEDIIYCSNRQKELIDAGIDLLKEGGVLVYSTCSAEEEENEGVIEYILNKRDDVELLPIENNFKGINVIEGGIEGTLRVIPPNEPFFIAKLMKIKD
- a CDS encoding HD domain-containing protein; the encoded protein is MEELQNLEGIPKKIYEEISKDAEIKSLLKMSNIMAVKRMGFNDHGKTHAKIVANNAIKMLKILYKNGIKPSFVRDYNGTFEDSLVIVLLSAYLHDIGNAVHRLNHHFHSTYLARPILERILKKYYKNPTPIITETLHAIYSHNEGIMGQTIEAGVVAVADGTDMTEGRSRVPICKGCYDIHSVSAAAIKEVIIKEGTKKPIHIEVILSNEAGIFQIQEILGEKIKWSGIKDYVSVYAKVIKEKPVFEEITL
- a CDS encoding DUF1611 domain-containing protein, translated to MIERAKISHENKVSDGLKKFSNIIIDERNYDTFIWTKEILYKEDLKIWAESIASEIEKGKNIYNMARLYRVNDVKSLMDLAYSYGVEVFDTSNPQRFKELRKFAEEGLKGIKSKVITIMGTGRQCGKFTTSFILKKELEKRGYSVGVVGTDPHALLCGADEMVIPQVIEACHVAPTIFGAVKKVDLMDKDVIIVSSQTGILADALEVGTGRGGGVISTAILMGSKPDFVILATKETNIELIKKNIKIIELLSDKEVIGITFNSKNLGHEETKRTIEHLSSKLNLPIADVVKNINLKELIDCVEEHISK
- a CDS encoding uroporphyrinogen-III synthase, producing the protein MKVVITRPRERASYFAKLLEDNGFEPILIPTLELVYKKDVKIDVDKYDWILFTSPSGVKGLYDIIDDKEKEKVKNKKIGAIGIKTAKAFEKYFGKYPDVVPKEYTAEGLLEELRKMINGDERFLIPTTPSTRDVLKNNLNADLFFVYTSEEPKDIKEKVEKLKEIIKEESKKNKRIILTFTSGLTARNFFKNADNELKELLKNQYIVAIGPVTKKEINKFGFNALTPKEYTIEGMLEVIKNLK
- the hypD gene encoding hydrogenase formation protein HypD, translated to MININDKQMIRKAIETINKLSQKVDDVKIMHVCGSHEHTICKYGIREVLPDNITVIPGPGCPVCVTTQKEIDTAIYLAENGYTIATLGDMYRVPGSEKSLMEAQSEGYDVRIVYGINDAVKIAKKEGNKVVFVAIGFETTAPTTAAELIGLKNKNDNINFYILNCHRQTPPVMEFLLNEGNVNLDGFICPGHVSTITGLKPYYEPCKKYNAPMVVAGFEPIDVLMAIIMILKQIINREAKVENEYKRVVREKGNVMAQKIMNEVFEPIDIPWRGFPVIKNGGLGLKEEYKKFDIFEVEDIPPIKEKIPKGCICDKILRGEKFPTDCKLFGTVCTPLNPVGSCMVSDEGTCRIFYKYKKFQMNEL